One Clostridium sp. CM027 genomic window carries:
- a CDS encoding HPr family phosphocarrier protein produces the protein MYEVEIVLMNEQGLHARPASIVAKKASKFTSHITLIKDEEKYNAKSIINILSMAATKGDKLKIVANGDDEVKAVEELRIVIEKEIINL, from the coding sequence ATGTACGAAGTTGAAATTGTGTTGATGAACGAGCAAGGGTTGCATGCTAGACCAGCGAGCATTGTTGCTAAAAAAGCATCAAAGTTTACTTCACATATAACTTTAATTAAGGATGAAGAAAAGTATAATGCAAAAAGTATAATAAATATATTAAGCATGGCAGCTACAAAAGGCGATAAACTCAAAATTGTTGCTAATGGAGACGATGAAGTTAAGGCTGTAGAGGAATTAAGAATAGTAATTGAAAAAGAAATTATAAACCTTTAA
- a CDS encoding PTS fructose transporter subunit IIC, translated as MKYVAITSCPTGIAHTYMAAEALKMAGEEMGIEIKVETQGSVGAEDQLTQEDIKEARVVIIAADTNVSKERFSGKTIIEVGVKDAIKDPKGLIQRAIDIKVENKKDSEKVSDIKEEKTTEKKGPYKHLMTGVSYMIPFVVAGGILIAISFAFGILAFKEEGSIAAALMQIGGDSAMALMIPILAGFIAFSIADRPGLVPGMVGGMIALSSGAGFLGGIIAGFLAGYTIVFLKKTIKLPKSLAGLMPVLVLPVLSSLVVGLVMIYVIGKPVGIINTGMASWLSNLSGANSALLGIIIGLMMAIDMGGPINKAAYAFGAGTIVAGQTSMVMAAVMAAGMTPPLGIALATVIAKRKFTLQEREAGKAAWALGAAFITEGAIPFAAADPFKMIPSLMVGSATTGLLSMLFKAGLAVPHGGIFVLFIPNAVSNLGGYIVSIVVGTMVTALMIFLLKKDAVK; from the coding sequence CTCAAGGCTCGGTAGGTGCAGAAGACCAGTTGACGCAGGAAGATATAAAGGAAGCTAGAGTAGTAATAATTGCAGCAGATACTAACGTTTCAAAGGAACGTTTTTCAGGGAAAACTATAATTGAAGTTGGGGTAAAAGATGCAATTAAAGACCCAAAGGGGCTTATACAAAGAGCGATAGATATAAAAGTAGAAAATAAAAAAGATTCAGAAAAAGTCAGTGATATTAAAGAAGAAAAAACTACTGAGAAAAAAGGTCCTTATAAGCACCTTATGACAGGGGTTTCTTATATGATTCCTTTCGTAGTAGCGGGGGGAATTCTAATTGCAATTTCATTTGCTTTTGGAATACTAGCGTTTAAAGAAGAAGGTAGTATTGCAGCAGCTTTAATGCAAATTGGTGGAGATTCAGCCATGGCACTTATGATTCCAATATTGGCAGGGTTTATAGCGTTCTCAATAGCGGATAGACCAGGTCTTGTACCAGGTATGGTTGGCGGTATGATTGCACTATCTTCAGGTGCAGGCTTTTTAGGGGGGATTATAGCAGGTTTCCTAGCGGGTTATACTATTGTTTTCTTAAAGAAAACAATAAAACTACCAAAATCATTAGCGGGCTTAATGCCGGTTTTAGTATTACCGGTTTTATCTTCATTGGTAGTAGGACTTGTAATGATATATGTTATAGGAAAACCTGTAGGTATAATAAATACCGGAATGGCTAGTTGGTTAAGTAATTTAAGTGGAGCAAACTCAGCTTTACTCGGAATTATTATTGGCTTAATGATGGCTATTGATATGGGTGGACCAATTAATAAGGCCGCTTATGCTTTTGGAGCAGGAACTATAGTTGCGGGCCAAACTTCTATGGTAATGGCAGCAGTAATGGCGGCAGGGATGACTCCTCCGCTAGGAATAGCTCTTGCAACAGTTATAGCAAAAAGAAAATTCACATTACAAGAAAGAGAAGCGGGGAAAGCTGCTTGGGCACTAGGGGCTGCATTTATAACAGAGGGTGCGATACCATTTGCTGCAGCAGACCCATTTAAAATGATACCGTCATTAATGGTGGGTTCAGCAACTACTGGATTACTATCTATGCTATTTAAAGCAGGGTTAGCAGTTCCTCATGGTGGAATATTCGTATTATTTATTCCTAATGCAGTTTCTAATCTAGGTGGATATATAGTATCCATAGTAGTTGGTACAATGGTAACAGCTCTTATGATTTTTTTATTAAAGAAGGATGCTGTTAAATAA